Proteins encoded together in one Telopea speciosissima isolate NSW1024214 ecotype Mountain lineage chromosome 4, Tspe_v1, whole genome shotgun sequence window:
- the LOC122658222 gene encoding pentatricopeptide repeat-containing protein At4g38150 has translation MRGERINDAPDLLLQKFESGFDEDETRNQNPQNPPEPIYNRPLTGGHRDERSYTDPFTHKLNFGSNLDNDKKMNQSNENSPVQFTISEEKREKPHQNATSVTSDVTEDKAASDEQPEDADEIFKKMKGTGLMPNAVAMLDGLCKDGLVEESRKLFGLMREKRNIPEVVTYTAVVEGFCKAHKFDDAKRIFRKMQNKGVSPNPFSYGVLVQGLCKGRRLEDAVEFCVEMLEAGYFPNVATFVGLVDGICKGKGLEEATNVIGRLREKGFFVDEKAVREHLEKKGPFLPMVWEAVLGKKDSLGAF, from the coding sequence ATGAGAGGAGAAAGAATAAACGATGCACCAGATCTTCTCCTCCAAAAATTCGAGTCTGGCTTCGATGAGGACGAAACAAGGaaccaaaacccccaaaatccTCCAGAGCCAATTTACAATAGACCATTGACAGGAGGACACAGAGATGAGAGGTCCTATACTGATCCTTTCACCCACAAACTCAACTTTGGCAGCAACCTAGATAATGACAAAAAGATGAACCAATCCAATGAAAATTCTCCTGTTCAGTTCACCATTAgcgaagagaagagggaaaaaccGCACCAAAATGCTACCAGCGTAACCTCTGACGTGACTGAAGACAAAGCAGCATCCGACGAACAACCAGAAGATGCTGATGAgatttttaagaaaatgaagGGAACTGGTCTCATGCCAAACGCTGTGGCCATGCTTGACGGCCTCTGCAAGGATGGGCTAGTAGAAGAATCCAGGAAGCTCTTTGGGTTGATGCGTGAGAAACGTAACATCCCAGAAGTTGTAACTTACACGGCTGTGGTCGAGGGGTTCTGCAAGGCCCATAAGTTTGATGATGCTAAGAGGATTTTCAGAAAGATGCAGAATAAAGGTGTTTCTCCAAACCCATTCAGTTACGGTGTCTTGGTTCAGGGTTTATGTAAAGGGAGGAGGTTGGAGGATGCTGTCGAGTTCTGTGTGGAGATGTTGGAGGCTGGTTATTTCCCAAATGTGGCAACCTTTGTGGGCTTGGTTGATGGGATTTGTAAGGGAAAGGGACTGGAAGAAGCCACGAACGTTATTGGGAGGTTAAGGGAGAAAGGGTTCTTTGTTGATGAGAAGGCTGTTAGAGAGcatttggagaagaagggaCCTTTCTTACCGATGGTATGGGAAGCTGTCTTGGGGAAGAAAGATTCGCTGGGGGCATTCTAA